The Microcella flavibacter DNA segment GGCCGCCGGGGCGATGAGCGCGGCGAGCTGCTCGCGCCGGGCATCCACCACCGCGTAGAAGGCGCGTCGGCCCTCGGGGGTGCGCTCGACCAGCGCCGCGTCGTGCAGCAGGCGCAGGTGGTGCGAGACGGTGGGCTGGCGCAGCTGCAGCAGCTCGGCGAGGCGCCCCACGGTCTCGCGACCCTCGGGGGCGGCGAGCAGCAGACGCAGGAGGGCGGAGCGCGTCGGGTCGGCGACGAGCCGCAGCTCCTCCCCCTCCACCGACTCTCGCATAGACAGCAGTCTATCCGATTCGCTTATGCTGGCGCCGTGCCCGAGCTGACGCCCACCCCCTCCTCCCCGCGCCCGACCGCCGACCCCGCGCCGCTCGCGCCGCCCGCCCCGCCGCTGCGCCGCCGCCTGCTCGCCGAGCTGCTCGGCAGCGCCGGCCTCGCCATGACCGTCATCGGCTCGGGCATCATGGCCACCCGGCTCACCGACGAGCCCGGCCTGCAGCTGCTCATCAACGCGCTCGTCACCGCCATGGGGCTCGCCGTGCTCATCGCCTGCCTCGCGCCCATCGGCGGGGCGCACGTCAACCCCGCCGTGAGCCTCGTCATGGCGCTGCGCGGCGAGCTCGCGGCGCGCGACGCCGCCGCCTACGCGGGCGCCCAGGTGCTCGGCTGCGTGAGCGGGGCGGTCGTCGCGCACCTCCAGTTCGGGCTGCCGGCCGGGCAGGTGTCGACCACCGCGCGGCTCTCGGCGCCGGCGCTGCTCGCCGAGGTGCT contains these protein-coding regions:
- a CDS encoding aquaporin, giving the protein MPELTPTPSSPRPTADPAPLAPPAPPLRRRLLAELLGSAGLAMTVIGSGIMATRLTDEPGLQLLINALVTAMGLAVLIACLAPIGGAHVNPAVSLVMALRGELAARDAAAYAGAQVLGCVSGAVVAHLQFGLPAGQVSTTARLSAPALLAEVLATAGLVAVILLLVAAGRTLAIAPAVGAYIGAAYFVTSSTSFANPAITIGRMASDTYAGIAPLDGLGFIAAQLVGALLGMLAVRLLVGPRPAAAPAP